In Lolium perenne isolate Kyuss_39 chromosome 5, Kyuss_2.0, whole genome shotgun sequence, the sequence GGATGCTTGCATTCTGGACGCTCCTTATCAGAAGAACCAATACCCAACTTTCGAGAATTATCATCTTTATCAATAGAATTCGCGTCATTTTTAGTCATCTTGTCAGTCGAACAAAGATTCTCCTCATCCACCTCCAAATCCAATTGCTCGAACCTAAATTGACCATTAAAGTCTGGTTAGATTAACGTGACAATAACAAGATAAAAGCTATAATATGCATTACTCCTAGAAACTACAGGAAAGAAACCTGCGTAACATGATATTGATCATTAAACTAGTCGAATGTTTATAAGATGGAATTACCTTAAGCAGCAAAACGGCTGGATTATCAGAAACTAGAATAAGCAGACTAAACAAGGTGCACATGTCAGAATGAAAGAAAACCTTACAATTGGATCATCCAGGGGGGCGACTCCTCGCTTTCCTGCAGGCCACCGACATCCATGGCTGAATCCTTCTGGAATTCCACAGAAGATCGGGATGGCCTCGCCTGGTGAGCACCAACCTCTACTGTAGAGTTTTGTTCTGCACTTCTGCTGAGCTGCAGACATTCACTGGGCAGGAAGAGCTTCTCGCCCAACAGATCCGGCGACGTAGCACCAATTCGGTGGAGATCGAGCGATTTTATGGATCGATCGGGTAGGCGACGTACCTAGTAGGTCGGGCGGCCTCTTTAATCAATCTCTAGGTCTAGGCAAAACCGAATCTGACACGCAATCGACATCTTCACGGACTCCGACAAACTAACCGAGACAGTCACGGCCGCGATCGATCATACATGACCTCGTTCGATCGGATCGGTACAGGAGAAATAGCGCCTACTTGATCAATCGACGAAGTTACTTGATCAATCGACGAAGTTACTTGATCACGACCGACTCGGTGCTGTTGGTACGTCGCGAGATCGATCTGCTGGCCGTacgtatctctctctctctctctctctctctctctctctctctctctctctctggaaGAAACAGAAGGTGCGCTTCGATTTGTCTCCGTGCCTTCTGCCATTGATCACGCTCTGAATTCTCCCGGATATGCAAACTCATTTCAGTTTTTTGCACTGCACGCTTCGCTACCTGTCTGTTCTTTTCCATGTAGATTTTTTCCTTGGAAAAAAAAGGCTTCCTCTTTATTCAAAGATTAAGCATTTATTTTGATAGGGCCTAACAAGTGCACTTTTTATCATCTTTAGGTTAGCAGAACAGATCTCTGAGCAGAGGTTGTTGCTCACCAGGGCAATGACATCCCAATCGTCCGTGGAATTCAGGAAGGATTCGACCCTGGATGCTGGTGGCCGGCACGAAAAGGCTGAGTTATCCGGCTGGATGTCCCAATTGTAAGGATTTCTTTCATACTGACTTGTGCATCTTGTTTAGTCTTCATCTCTCGTTTCGTATAATTGAGCTGTTTTGCCGCTAAGTTAATTTCCTTTCTACCCTCCCCATCTTACAAGATTAAGTGGATCACTTTTTTATCGAATGTTCAAATAAAATGCATTGTATTGTTTTTACTTTATGTAGGTATTGCCATCTAAAATATAATCAGACTAAATGGTCTATTTAGGTTCGAAAAATTGGATTTGGAGGTGGATGAGGAGGATCTTTGTTCCACTGACGAGATGACTAACAATGGTGCGCATTCTCTTAAAAGAGATGAAAATTCGCAAAAGCAGGGACTGTTCCGCCCTTCAATTGGGGCGTGTTATCCTGCGTCCGATGACGAAGCAAAGGAGTACTATAATACGAAGAGGAGACTTACATATGGAGGAAGACCTCTAAATGAGATGGACCGGATGACTGATGAATGCTTGCTTGCTTTCAAAAACTATGCGCAGAATAGTAATCTTGAGGTCTGTATAACCCGTTGTGTATATTTGCTTCTTTCCAAGTAAAATTGGAGTTAAGTTTGGTTCCTTATTCTGATGGTTTTGTAGGACACCGAGTACAAGTTTGGAGAACTTCGCCGTCGCTGTTACAAAGTCCAGGCTCATGGCAAGATATATCAGCATTTCAATTTCACTATGCAGACAAAACTTGGAAATTCTGGTATTTGGACATCAAAACTTTATTTTGCTGAAGTGAAGGAGTTGTCTAGTGTGAAGCACTATTTCTGCTGCCCATTGGAGGCAACTGATGATGGTACGAATTCTTAACGTCCCTTTCCAATTTTCGTGAGCAAGAATTAAGGAATAACCACAAATATTGATTAGTATATTTTTGAGTTACTTGTGCAATTCAAACCAGTATATTTTCAGACAGTTTTATCAAATTGTGTTGTTTTCTAATGTTTGTTTTAAAATTGTGTAAGGTGATTGCTTTGAATGCGAGAGACAAAACATAGGTATTCTAAAACATCCTTGTAAAGGTGGTTACGAGGAAGGATATTCTGATAAATTCAACCTGTATATGGTTGACTAATCAGACTCGGATGCAGACCAGGTGACTTCCTTTGACCTGGTACAGTTAGTTTTTGTTGTTGAGCATAAATAATCATCCTAGTTTCTCGGCCCATCTCCAAAAAATGTTTCAGTACAGCTAAAAATTTAGATGTAGTTTTACAGGTAGTTTACATAGCCGTGTGGATGTGTTCCTATTTTGAATCAACTTGACGTCGGTTAATGCATGTTGGTAAACCATTTGGACTCTTGATCAGAAATGAGAAACGACACATAATAATTGAACCTAAACTAAGTTGTACTGAATTGATAGCTTATCTGAATTCATAACGTGGTTAACTCCTTAAGTTTCAGAGAGCAGTTTCAGCTTAAGATAGGTACCTGATCAAGAAAATGGGATTTTGTAGCTAAAATCTTTCTACCTAGAAATTCTAAAAATCCTCAAGCTGCATTGGTTCGAAGTTTCAAACAGGGCATCGTTCAGAAATTTGCAGTTTCAGGAAATCAGCACAGAGAGACAGAATAGCTAACATAGATAAGATTGGCGCATAcccaaggaaagaaactttatttttaAAGTATAAGTAGAATATTGCATTTTCAATCAATTGTATTTCCGAAAAAGCCCCTTACCAATGAAAAAAAAACTTCAAGCTACTTCTATTTGTAATTGTTAACACAAGAACTAGTTGAACTGCTGAGATGATTTAGAAAAGTATTGTTAGTCCATTACGATTTTCACAATCCATAAACAATATGTGCAAGAAAGTACATTCTAAGGTACACATTCAGCTTGATACTGTTTCTAGAATCTTTAAGTGTTAGCATGTTTTAAGTTAGTCCTAATAATTTGAAAGTGCACATTTGGGTCCTAAAGTACAGTGAGTCAATGCTGGTCCTAAGTCGACCGACTCAGGTTTGACTGGCACGCATAGTAGGTACTGAAAAAGACATACTATACTTGAATAACCACATCCAGAATATCATATCAATTTGGTGATCGTATAGACTAAACTTGCCTTCAGGTTTTGTTCTAAGCAACCTCAACAAGTTCCGTGTTCAGTGTTTCAATGTTTGGCCTACATGACATTCTCATAGGCTCTAGCTATCCCTTTAATTATGTTTGCAGTACTGACCATGCTGAAACAGTGTGATCTGTGAGTTATGGGTGGTTCTCTGGTGGATAGTTTGAAAAGTCAGAGCTTTGATACTTCCTCTTGATATGATATAATCATTATCTAACCTGTTATGAAGATCGGATAATTGTCAAAATACCATTGCAAAAGCATAATTTTGAAAAATGCCCAACCTACCATCAAGATGGAAAATGCCAAGACTAGATAATTAAAGTGTTCAAAAAGTAAGCTCTGATGTGAGTACTGAAGAATGAAGTAtgaacctgaaagttttgggttaGTCAATGATGTACAAAAGAAAACAAGGGATGAGGGCGAAAAACAACAGTTAGTGTGTACAACTGTGGCTTTTTATTTTAGATAACATAATTAGAGACACTTTTAACCCAAATTTCTTAGGTTCCCATATCATCCCACAATGTTGATCTAGGGAACAAAAAAAAGAGTACTTATGCCAAtggttttgcaaaaaaaaaaatcttatgGCAGTTATATTTCTATGCTTAGCTGCTAACCTAAGTCTTTTGTCATATATGAATAATCTGCTTTATCATATCATTTCGTGTCGTGTCTCAGACGCTTATAACAGTGCCTTCATTTTTTATCTGCAGCTATCTGATGATGGACAAATTGGGAAGTCTGCAAGAAGGTGGTGAATCTAGCAAGTCGTTCGGTCCGGTGTGTCGAGTTCAGTTGACGTGCAGCATGTACTATATAGTTTTTTTGTTTGTACATTATATCTATAGATTAGACAGCTATCTGAACTGATTTATTACTAGCGAACATATCATACTCCCAAGTCTCGTAAGAGTTTATTCTCCAGGCCTTGTATTTTTAACCAGTGAGCTTATGTTAGGGCTTTGTTACAATCTTTTTCTAGTCTAGAGGTACTGAAAGAATTTACTTTGCTGACCGTTTATTTTAAACCAGTGCATAAAGTTACAACAAGGTCGTCACACGCATAAGAAGAGTGGTCTTCCCTTAAAATTAACATTACAAGAAAGGAACCATATGTTTGGATCTTCCCAAAACCTGGATAATAATAATATTATGTTTGCATTCTCCGGTGATAGAATGCAAAAGTGAAGATAACAATTTTTTCATGAAATCTGTGGAAAAAAGTTCTCTTTTTTGTATGACTTAGTGAAATGGTTTCATATAGCTGGTACGTCTTACGCGTTATTTTTGTTTTAAAAACTCTAGAACTATGGAAAACTAGTTGGTTGCTTGTGTGTTGCCATGATCCATTAAGTTTTCTGTAGCAGCACATGCTGGCTGCCGAACATAAAATGCAtgtatatagttaaagaagatagCCATGCAGTATCCCCGTAAACATTGTAGTTTTCAATTCACCTAATTCAATGTCAAATGTATAGAAAGCAAGGACACAACTAATTATCTCTAGATAACTAAGATATGCTTCATTGACATGCTTAAGTATTCCCGTGTGAAAAATATATCAATGCTATTAAATCTGTTTTGCTTTTTGTTGAAAAATGCTTTTATCTTGAATCTTGTGAGGCACCCATAGATGGTACTATTGCCAACACTCGTGATAGTTCTATTTTATTCTTGAATTCTCGCTGCTTTACTTTAGAGGAGAATTATATTTATATTGAGGACCATCGTGTGGGTTGTATTCAACATGTTCTTACGTTGCTTCTAGTACCAGTTTTATTGTTAAGTTGGATTCTAATTATTCAATTATTTTGAGAGAATGtttgtgaaaggacacggatgtcgctaggggggtgaataggcggtttaaaacttttacgagatgggcttaacaaatgcggaataaaactagcgtttactttgccaagcccaaagcctatgtaTTATGGTTCAccaatgtgcaccaacaacttatgctaagcaatacaagcaactatgtgatagcaagatatataacttcaagcacgaaggctatcacaaagtaaagtgcataagtaaagagctcgggtatagagataaccgaagcACGCGGAAGATGATGATTtaacccgaagttcacactcttgtgagtgctaatctccgttggagaggtgcgatgGCTTAgctctcccgaacgccacaaatggcctcaccttgaggtgtggttgctcgatgcacaccaacgccacaaagtcttcaccccaagatgcgggagtcacatatattatggatctaaccctagggagacaaagctcaaagtcatgtttaagccataTCTTGTCTAAAGAGCAGGGGTGGGTGAcctaggcacttatataggtttACAGGGCGACTCGGGTCGAAGAGGTACAAGCGAGACCGACCCAGTAAGGTCCGGTCGAGTCGGACCCGTGCGATCCGATcagggggccggttggaccgggcctggggccggcccatccggtccaaaccgtaTGCTGGGCCGGGCAGTGACCGGGTGGGGCTACCCGAGCCCCAGAACTGCTTCCGTTTGGCGTCAGCGTGTGATCCGGATTCGACCGGCCGGATCCGGTCTGCCGCTCGGTCAACCGGACCTATGACCGGCCggatccggcctgccgcccggtcaaccggatctatgaccaagaagcaatagggatatgcaaagtatgcaaaggattgagctccctaagacgatgtgatcaagttacccaaccgaaagcccctcttgatagtgcggctatctattctataatccggtctcccatcaaccaccttgagaccggtgatacgtctcaaacgtatctataatttcttatgttccatgctactttattgatgatactcacatgttttatacatactttatgtcatatttatacattttccggcactaacctattaacaagatgccgaagagccagttgttgttttctgctttttttggtttcagaaatcctacaaaggaaatattctcggaattggacgaaatctacgcccagggtcttatttttccacgaaacttccagaagaccgaaagggaaacgaagtggggcgacgaggcgccgacacgacagggcggcgcggcccagcccttggccgcgcggccctggcgtgtggggccctcgcatcgcccctaaacctacccttccgcctacttaaagctttcgtcgcgaataccccagtaccgagagccacgacacggaaaaccttccagagacgccgccaccgctaatcccatctcgggggattcagtagatcgcctccggcaccctgccggagaggggaatcatctcccggaggactcttcatcgccatgatcgcctccggagtgatgtgtgagtagttcacccctggaatatgggtccatagcagtagctagatggttgtcttctcctcatgtgctatcattgttcgatcttgtgagctgcctaacatgatcaagatcgtctatttgtaatgctacatgttgcgtttgttgggatccgatgaatatggaatactatgttatgttgattatcaatctatcatctatgtgttgtttatgatcttgcatgctctccgttgctagtagaggctctggccaagtcgttacttgtaactccaagagggagtatttatgctcgatagtgggttcatgcctccattaaatctgggacagtgacagaaagttctaaggttgtggatgtgctgttgccactagggataaaacatcaatgctatgtctaaggatatttgtgttgattacattacgcaccatacttattcaattgtctgttgtttgcaacttaatactggaggggtgcggatgctaacccgaaggtggactttttaggcatagatgcatgctggatagcggtctatgtactttgtcgtaatgcccaattgaatttcacactactcatcataatatgtatgtgcattgtcacgcCATCttcatttgtcaattgcccaactgtaatttgttcacccaacatgctatttcttattggagagacaccactagtgaactgtggaccccggtccattcttttacatcgaatacaatctactgca encodes:
- the LOC127299946 gene encoding uncharacterized protein, producing the protein MAESFWNSTEDRDGLAWLAEQISEQRLLLTRAMTSQSSVEFRKDSTLDAGGRHEKAELSGWMSQLFEKLDLEVDEEDLCSTDEMTNNGAHSLKRDENSQKQGLFRPSIGACYPASDDEAKEYYNTKRRLTYGGRPLNEMDRMTDECLLAFKNYAQNSNLEDTEYKFGELRRRCYKVQAHGKIYQHFNFTMQTKLGNSGIWTSKLYFAEVKELSSVKHYFCCPLEATDDGDCFECERQNIGILKHPCKGGYEEGYSDKFNLYMVD